In Phaenicophaeus curvirostris isolate KB17595 chromosome 9, BPBGC_Pcur_1.0, whole genome shotgun sequence, the DNA window tccctgggcaacccttGCCcaggcctcatcaccctcaagggggggaaaaaaccttctttctaatatctcatctaaatctcccctctttcagcttaaaacccctCATTCTGTCGCTGGTAaatagcccctccccagctttcctgcaaccATTTAACACACTGAGGTGCTGTAGTTCAGTTTACACTTACTTAAGGTTGTTATCTTACCGTGTTCTCCTTTCGTAAAAAGGCAAGCGTGTGAATTGTTGAGTTAAGGAAAGGTTTGTGTTAAGCTCATCCTTTACTGACTTCCAACACTACAGTTGGAATGTAAATGGAGACTAATCTAAGTGTATATTCCTGCCAAAGTTAGGACTTCATCTCTTCTTCAGGCCCACTGTATGCGAGCCGTAAACAATACTTTTTGTAGGCACTGTGCATATTTTGGGGAagtcatctttttaaaaataaaacaataaacatAGCCAGTCTTCAttcaaagtagaaaaaaatatcattaaaataaCCCACAGAGACCAAACCccacaaactaaaaaaataaaaaaagaaaatgaccaACTTCCATGTTATGAAAATCTCTATTCAGAAAAATCTCTGTTCAGAGACATTTTGAGCTCCTGTCTACGTGCGTAAAGGAACTGTTCCTTGTTGGCGTGTCAGCTGGTTATTAGATTTatagtttgctttattttgcttacaGCCAGCTGTTGCGCTTCCTACCAGTCTTAGCCTGTCTACTCCTCAGCCAGCAGCCCAGATAACTGTTTCTTACCCAGCACCCCGGTCGAGTCAACAGCAAACCCAACCACAAAAGCAGCGTGTTTTCACCGGAGTAGTTACTAAACTACATGATACATTTGGGTTTGTGGATGAAGATGTCTTTTTTCAACTTAGGTAAGATGTAAATACTTGCCTACAGATGTACTCTGTGATAACCTCCCTAAATAAAAGGCTTAGATTCTTGTGTTCTAGTTCTGTGACTCCACTCATAGTGCCTGCAGCTAGTATTTTTGGTCAACATTGAAAGTCACGTGGTCAAGTAGGTTAATAGATGCTAGATCTGAGTTTTTATGTGAATTTTTGAGTTTTCTCCGTGCAAAACCCAAAGCTGGGAGACTTAGAAGGTATTAAGCCCTTTGTAGGATGAAACTGCAGAATTTGTGGGTGACTAAATGCATATAATGTGCTATCTGCCTATCTTAATTTAGCACTGTTTAGGGAACTGCTTTTGGGACAAAGATGGGAATTAAATTCCTGTGAATACTCCAAACTGAAGCAGATAGTACTTTCACTGAATTTTGGGGTAGATGCTGTTCCTATAAGCATTTTTTTAGTGAtctttttctactttctttgAACTTTAAATGTAAGTTTCAAATGTACGAATAGGTAAATATAACTCACAATACATCTTCTGTGATGTTTGCAGTGCTGTTAAAGGAAAGACGCCTCAGGTGGGTGACAGAGTTTTGGTAGAAGCTACTTACAATCCTAATATGCCGTTCAAATGGAATGCACAAAGGATCCAGACACTTCCAAATCAGGTATGTGAGGTTACCCAGTGTAACTTTTAGTGCCTGCTTCCGGTTCAAGCTCACTCTCAATTAATTTTGTCATCTGTTAGAACCAGACACAAGCTCAGCCGTTACTGAAGACTCCTCCAGCAGTTCTTCAGCCCATTGCGCAGCAGACAGCATTCGGTGTTCAGGCGCAGCCGCAGCCACAGTCCTTGTTGCAGGCACAGATATCGGCAGCTTCAATCACACCTTTGCTGCAGACACAGCCTCAGCCAttgctgcagcagccacagcagaaaGGTACTCCTTCAGGCATAGAGTTCATTGTAGTCCTTCTGGTGATTAGTTCTCATTTTTTTGTAGTGCTAGTGGTTGCTGCTTTTTTGTTAAACTAGTACTTCAATCTTCAACTAAATAATAGAAAAAGGACCCCATAGAATTTTCATAGTTTGAGTATGTGTCTTCCTGCAGCTCTATGCAAGGCATGTTGTCTGCCATAGCTCAAGAATCACCTGGTCGGTGAAATCCCTGTGGACTCCTATTCCTATTAAGATTTTGTAATAGAAAAGCAAATTCAGTGTAGTTTGCATTCTGAGACTTTCACAGACGAGTTGGGGAGTCAAAAGTATTAATGGCAGTGTGGTTCTTCAGCATCATCTTAAGAGTTCAACAGGATCGGGTTCTCACATTTGAATTGTTAAAACTATTCATGATATTTTTGTGTTGGCTAGTTGGCATTTGAGAGAAGAAATGCTGCCAAACATGGCAAATCTGAATCAAAGGTTGTTGTGGGTTAATGTGAACTTTGAGAGGCTGAAGAATCAGTAATAAGATTGGtaataagataaaataaagatttGGTTTACCCACAGTTAAAAGCAATGAGAGAAGACTTGAAGCTAGTACCTATGCGGAACTGTTTTGCATAAATGCTTATTACAATTAATTAGTCGTGGTTGTTCATTGGTGTTCAGTAATGTTTGCTCCCATTTACAATCAGTTGGCTAAATGTCTTGAGACAGCAGGAGTATTTTCTGGGGAGTTGACGCAGCAGTATAACGAATCGGTGTAAGAATATTTCTGGAAGCTAATTGTTTTTACCTATGAATAacttaaaaagaagttttgGGTTTCCTTTAATTCAATGAGTAGGTAGTATGTGTATCTCAAAACAAGTGGCTTTTCCAAGGAAAGGCTTAGCTATTTACTTGATAGCTTTTATTTGCTTAGGCTGTGTTAGCTACCATACTAAGAAGATGCTTTTAAACCAGTTTCAGTTACCAGAGTCTCAGTTTGCATCAGTGAAAAAAGTGTAGGCCTCTTGAGTTTGTTGGGGTGGTTGTTACTAATAAACAGATTTATTTGACTCTAGAGTTAGGTGAGAAAATGCACACAAGTGAAACTACTGTAAAGCAGCAATGTTTGTGAAGTGTAGATAGTTGCCCCCTATTGTGTATTGATCTTGAAAATTTTTGTTCCAGGTGGTTTGTTACAGCCCCCTGTTCGTCTGGTTTCACAGCCTCAGCCAGCTCGGAGATTAGACCCACCATCCAGGTTTTCTGGGAGGAATGATAGGGGAGGAGACCCTATGCCAAACCGAAAAGATGACAGGAGGTAAATTGAAGACTATTTTATAATCAAAGCATTCTGTAAAGGCCTGTTTTCAGAGCTGAGCTGCTCGTTCCTGCGAGTCAGTGATGCGCACAAGTGCCTTTACTGTTAGATATTAGTGAAGAATTCTCATCTATCTGAACTGAAGGAATTGCATAATTGCTTTCTCTTGTAAAAAGGGAATGTACTGGAACAAACTATGAGaaacttctctcttcttttgtgAAGTCTGACGTGTCTAGCTTCTGTTGTGCTGGAAAGCTTTTTGTGTTACCAGCgtgcaaaaatatttgtatcttgtgtgcatttttttaagtCGTGAAAGAGACCGAGAGAGACGTAGGTCCCGGGAAAGATCACCCCAGAGAAAACGCTCCAGAGAGAGATCACCCAGACGAGAGAGGGAGAGGTCGCCTCGAAGACCACGACGTGTTGTTCCTCGCTACACAGTTCAGTTTTCAAAGTTTTCCTTGGACTGGTATGTTTATAGTGCTAGATGTTTACCTACCTATCACTGATTGTGGGCACACGTTGCTGTGAGATGTGTAAACGCGAGTGTAATGAGTGTTAAATGATGACCTTAACATTAAAGAAAGATCAGATATGTAGTGGCTGAGAACCTTGTATGATAAACAACTTCTTGGTTCGTTGTTACTGTTGAGTGCCACTGCTTAATACCTTTATAATCCTGTTTAATAAATATCCCCTGATATGCTGGCGCCTTAATTGGAAGAGTGTTCAATAGTTACTCCTGCAAGATCTCTGAAAGTATTTCTTAGGCAGTGGGTTCTGAATTGTCAATGGaaccctttttggttttttcttttattcaagGGTCCTCTTTGTGTAGTTTGTGCCCTTCTGTTGAgtgatattttctttcagactcACCTCAGTATTTATTACTTTGTTCTAAGATTGAGCATATTGAGATTGTCTGAATGACAAAAAATGCTGCATCAAGGCGCTTAGGATGTATAAAAGACCTCAGTGTCAAAAGGTCTTCCTAAAATTTCAATCCATGATGCTCTATCTTAAATATATTGCTCTTTAGATTTCATATATACAGTATTAAACATACAGTGGTTGTATTTCCAATTAATATACTTCTTATTTTGTGCTTTATTAATGGTTCTTTCATTGCTATATCTTTGAAATGATGTTGTTTATTTCAGCCGGAGCTGTGATATGATGGAGCTGAGGAGGCGTTACCAGAACTTGTACATCCCAAGCGATTTCTTTGATGCTCAGTTTACGTGGGTGGATGCCTTTCCTATGTCTAGACCATTTCAGCTGGGAAACCACTGTAATTTCTATGTCATGCATAGAGAAGTAGATCCTATAGATAAAAACACTGCTGTGCTTGACCCACCTGATGCTGATCATCTGTACAGTGCGAAGGTTTGTACAGGTTTCCAGTGTTATGACTAttcatcagaattttttttttaccaataGGGTGAAAAAAGTGCATTTAACTGAACTGGAAATATTCTGCAGCAATTTGAGTAAAATAGCGCATTTTAAACTTTTCAGTTAAGAGCTAGTATGTAGAGCTTGAATCGTGACTGAAAttcagtttggttttctgttACCAGAGCTGTCCTAAATCTTGTTTTTGCTGAGGtctctcttccattttctgcacCCAGTTGCACTGCTGTGGTTATAGGAAAGAAAGCCAGCTCCTGACAGACCTTTGAATGTATTTCTTAGGCAATTCATTCCAATTGTTAATggagccctttttttttttcttcccccctcaaGTATGCTTTCTGTGCAGTTCATGCCCTTCTGTTTAGTGATACCCTTTCAGATTCATCTCAGTATTTATTACTTTGTTGAAAGATTGAGCATATTGAGACTATCCGAATATCAAAAAATGCTGCATAAGGGTCCCTAATGATGTATAAAAGCCCTCAATGtcaaaatgtcttcctaaaaCCTGTTGCATTTGAAatctctttcagtaaaaaagaTCTGAGGGTTCTAAGTTGATCTGGTTTGGAAGTATTTCATGTTAAAGACAGgtttagaaacaaaacagcCTTTATTACCTCTATCTTGGGAAAGACTTTACTTGCCTTCTCAGTATAAAAAATTTGAAGCTTTGAGTCTAGTATGAGACAGgcagtttttttcagtctgttgaTGCAGAGCAAGAGCTCTCTTTCAGAAGGTTAAGCTTCAAAATATATTCAGTAACTGAGGAATACATTCTGTCTCATAGTATTAACCTGTTTAGGACATAAGGCAAGCTTGTTAGATACAACTGGGCTGACAGGATGCTGTGGGGATGCAGATGagttctgttcttttctgattGTGATGGAATGGAAGGAGTCTGTTTCCAGGAACGTACTCGGTGTGCTGCTTGCTGTAGGGTATTTGGCACGTAGCAATAACGTGTGAAGCATGTTGcttacagtttatttttataataagaTCACACATTGCGCCCGTATGGGACAGATGGAAGTTGGTTCTTGGCAGACATTTTAACACTTCTTTCTaccattttattttacctttactTGTAATATTTGGGACATTGAGGAACACTGGAATGTGTGTATTGGCAAGTTGTGGTCGTTTACCAGTCATAGTGGAGACCTTCACCAGCTCTGACTTCCACCGCAGGTGATGCTGATGGCTAGTCCTAGCATGGAAGATCTCTATCACAAGTCGTGTGCGCTTGCTGAAGATCCCCAAGAACTTCGTGATGGATTTCAGCATCCTGCCAGACTTGTAAAGGTAAATATGCTTCTGTGCCAGACCTTTTTGGCAATAAAGGTTGGTGTTGGGGCCTTAAAATATTTGTCAATAAGGGAGGAGTTTGTAGGCAGCTGAATAATGGcttcatttttcctctgaagagaCTTAATTTATGTCAATTCTTTTTCCACTTTATAGGAGCTTCCATCTTCAGTGCTTTTATATTTGCTGCTTTCAGCTTAGTCAAACAGCAGATATTTGGAGAAACCtgtattaattatttaataattaacttgttggcctttttttaaaagcacttaaGCTTTTTTCTTAAGGGCTCAGCTGTGAAGAGAACACAAATGAAGCAACAGTTAAGTAACCAGTGTATTAAATGATATTTAACTACTGTTAAACTGAACAACCTGTAGGTCCTGGGGTGCTTCAGGAAAACagacttgttttccagtcaAACTCCAGCATCTTAAAGCAAATGGAAGTACTTGAATTTATAGATAGAGCACTATTGTGATCTTATGTGCAACTTTGCTTCGTCACTTTTAAGGAAGAGCATCTATAAATATGTATTGGAATTAAGACACCGTTTAATTAGTATCTGTTTGTCTTTTGTGTTAGAAAGCTTTTGATTGCAAAGGAACAAGCCTATACTGATAAAGAATCTCGAAAGTCTAGCGGGCAAGAAGGAGTGATGATGTTTTAAACCTATTCCATTTCCGAAAaactctgtggaaaaaaataactgaactCTTTCTTGACTGACTTTCATTTCCAGATTGCAAGATAACGTGACAATTTACTTGcagatttctctgtgtgtgctaTGAAATATTATTTGTGCTTTGGGAAAATGACTCTTTACCCCTAGCAGGGGAACATTCAGAAGACTCTTTTTGTCTAGTTTTTAGTGGGTATGAAAGGCAAAGATGAAGCTATGGCTATTGGAGGACACTGGTCCCCATCACTGGATGGACCTGATCCAGAAAAGGACCCTTCGGTGCTGATAAAGACGGCTATTCGCTGTTGCAAGGCTCTTACAGGGATTGACTTAAGTGTGTGCACGCAATGGTAAGTACCGTACTGCAAAGCAAAGTGTGCTGTAGAAATACTTGTCTGTTACcagaactttaaaagaaaagatgggAAAACCTCTTTTTCATTGCCGGCTGCTCTTGGTAGTGCAGGTAAACTGCTCAAAggatttctgttttgtaataAGCTTGATTGGTGCCAACTCTGCTGAATACTGCATTAAGAACTAATTAAAAattctggatttattttgatgtgttatgctgtaatttttttaatggatgtgcattgaaaatatttttcattttgtgcatAGCTGGAGAAGATCGTCAAGAGAACTTCATTTCATTGTTCTTTTGTTATAAATAAATAGCCGTTTATTATATAGCCATATTTTCTCTTGACGAGTCCTGTGTTAACACTCCTTACAGTTTTACTAGGAAAGTTTATCGTATGCTAAATTTAAAGCGCTTGAGCAACTGTTATCTGCACATTCAACCTATGTGTGCTAACCAACGAGTTGTataaaaaagaattttgttgcttttctccttttcaatcGTGATACCTTTTTACAAATGTgccaaaagagaaaatatggcttccataatttttttctttagataaaCTTCAAGGTCTTGCAGCAAAGTTTCTTTACTTGATGTGCTACAAGTGATCTAggctcttttaaaatgtattgtagaattttttttccaacatgcTTCTTCCCTTGCAACAGGTACCGTTTTGCAGAGATTCGCTACCATCGCCCTGAGGAGACCCACAAGGGGCGTACAGTTCCAGCTCATGTGGAgacagtggttttatttttcccgGATGTTTGGCATTGCCTTCCCACCCGCTCAGAGTGGGAAACCCTCTCCCGAGGATACAAGCAGCAGCTGGTCGAGAAGCTTCAGGGTGAACGCAAGGAGGCTGATGGAGAACAGGCACTGAACGCTAATCcctttttctatttctgcttctcacaggcACAGGAACACAGGCACAAAATGCACACCACATACTACACAACATACATACATAGGAGGAACATAACTGGTAACAATGACTGGTAAACCAGCTTTCAGCAGTGTAGTGGATGTcggtttttatttttgtttcagctaGTTCCCTAACTTTAAATGTGTATGCTGATACCACAAACGGAATTAAATtgtgctcctgctgctcagAAAATTTTTGATCATAGACGTAGTTGCTGGAATCTGGGACCAGTTGTTGAGTGAGATGCAGTTCACGAATAGCTGTCTTTAAACATTTTGCCATTTTCTAAAATTTCTAAATTCTCTCTTGTGGCCAGTTCTAATTGTGGTATTGGAAATTGAACAAACACTAGTCTGAAACATCTGAATTTCAGGCCATGTGGCTGATCAACATCTTGGAATAAGGGAAGGTCTGACTGAACAAAGAGTAATTTGGGGGATTTAAAATCTGGGGGAAGATCACACACTGCGTGGTTAATGGAGACCAGCAGTGTCTGTGTAACCCCAATATTCTTTGTGGTGTTGCTTATCACCCTTTTGTGTTCCACAGATCTGGCTTGTATTGGCTGAGTGGCACTGTGATCATTTATAAAGTGGTAGAATGTGTGTGTGAACTTGTCTAAATAATAACTTTAGGAGAAGACTGTCTGAAACAGTTGTGACCTTGCACAGATCAgcaacagaatttaaaaaataactgagaTGCTTTCACGCTTTCTGAATGataatttctaaattttatttGTCAGGATGAAGAGGAGAAGGATGATGGGGAAGCTAAAGAAATCTCTACACCTACGCACTGGTCTAAACTGGATCCAAAAACAATGAAGGTAACTGGCACTTTTCTTAGAATTTGATTCTGttgtacattttcatttttaaggcaCAATCCGGTGTAGAATATACAGCTGTATATTCCCTTGGCTGAGAAAAACAATATCAGTAGTGTTTGATCTTCCTCACTGATTCTGTAGGTATCAGTTGTGATATCACAGTATGCGACTGTGACTCCTGATATTAATAAGTGAATACAGCTGATTGAAGCCATTGTGAGCTTTTGAACtttttgcaattaaaatgtGCTGCATATGGTATATTAACTGGAAAATGGAAGTTCTACAGTAAGTTCTACTTGCATAAAATAATTAGAGgtataaaatactttaaagttAGCTcgaaaaggaaataattatacAAAAAATGTCACAAGGTGTTATAAGCATTTCCTCAAAAGAATTAATAGTAATAAACTATTTTACTGTAGTAAAATCTTTTTCCCTGCCCTGTGAAAAGTCCCTCAAACGGTCAGGGTGTTCTTTGAGAACACAGATTTAAATGTGGTATGTTTATATAGATAAATTTTAGTGGTTTTCAGCGCagttaaaaaatacaattatctTTTCAATgcttttacttaatttttactTCACCTTTTCTGCTAATCGCATGTTTTGCAATGTCACTGGTTGACGCCACTTACAGAGCTTTTATTTACCAGGTAAATGACCTTCGCAAAGAATTAGAAAGTCGAACCCTTAGCTCTAAAGGACTGAAATCTCAGTTGATTGCTCGACTGACAAAGCAGCTGAAAGTAGAGGAACaaaaagaagagcagaaggagctggagaagtctgagaaagaagaggaagaggaggaggatagGAAATCTGAAGATGACAAAGAGGTATAAGTCTTGTTGAATTACATAAAATTATGTATGAAATTggtataaatatatgtatgtgtaaCAAGTACAGGAACTTGCCTAGTTCTGTTGGGATGATGTAGTTCTCAAATGACTGTGCAGGGAGCTCTTGCTGTAACTTGAGCTGTTGAATTGGCACAAAACCTGGGCaagttttaatttctctctatCAGCAAAGTCTGCCAAATCACGCAGCTGCACTAAGGGTGTCTGAATTAACGTCAGACCTTAaatctacagaaaaataaatcccaagCTCCTCAGAAAAACTATGCTTGAGAAAGGTGGATACGCTTACCAAGATTTCCACTTCTTAAACCTACATGAAAACTGACTGCAGTTGTATTGGTTTTCAGTACTAGTTAGTCTTTTTTGATATTTCACGAGGGCAAAAAAGATCAGGGCAATATGGCTAAAGCTCAGCCTCAGAAAAGGGCCATCAATGTCTGGAAAATGTATTCTGTGTTAGTTCCTTTTAAACTTGCCTTTTTGTGTGTTACCCGTTAACCAATACAGCATGATTTGAAGTTTTGTATGTCTGTGATTAGCAAGCAAAGGCCCATGTGTTTGCTAATTCTGTCAGCTGCTGCATTCTCCCACAGCTTGGATGGGCTTCAGCTGTCCTGGGGTTTCTTTCCACACTTGCTTTAAGGTTGGGGAGGGAGCTTTGGTTGTGCTCGCTTTTCTGAAAAGCACAAGCTCTGCCATGACCGTTTTCCATTCTCTTTATTCAAAGCAGTGATTCCTAAGAACTAATATATAGGTTTAACTTTGGAATGTATAGGTTCAGCTTTGGAATATGCTGTATGTtattttttgcctctttttaggaagaagaaagaaaacgtCAAGAAGAACTGGAACGTCAGCGTCGGGAGAGACGATACATCTTGCCTGATGAACCAGCGATCATTGTACACCCTAATTGGGCGGCAAAGAGTGGGAAGTTTGACTGTAGCATTATGTCTCTTAGTGTTCTTCTGGACTATAGATTAGAAGACAATAAAGAACATTCCTTTGAGGTAACTATGCTACTTACAGCTAGCCgttctttttaattctgtatgATAACTCTAGTATTCTTAAATTGTAAAAATTTACAATGtcatagtaaaataaaatttaaacatgttaatttctttttgcaatACCGAGAAAAAATTGCCCAATCATTGGTACGTGGTTTACAATAGCAGGATGTGTGGTATCAAGAAGAAACGTGTAGATTTTCAGCGAGTTTAGGTCCCAAACGGCTGCAGTAAAGAAGAGAGGCATCTTCATAAAGTCGTTTGAGGTCTCCATACTCAAAGCAGATAGTAAGAAATCTGAAACTGTGAAATTCTGACTTGGTGCAAGTTGGCAAGATAGCACCTCGTAGCTGTTTAATCATAACTGTACCTGGTTTTTATGtacattttaaagctttttgttGGTTGTCTCTCATCCTTCTTTATGCGCAGGTATCGCTGTTTGCAGAGCTCTTCAATGAAATGCTTCAGAGAGATTTTGGTGTCAGAATTTACAAAGCACTGATTTCTCTCCCAGAGAGGGaggacaaaaaagacaaaaaaagcaaaaaggatgagagaaaagagaaaaaagaagaaaaagatgatgaaaCGGATGAGCCAAAACCTAAGAGGAGAAAATCTGGAGAtgataaagacaaaaaagaagacagagacgaaaAGAAGGTCTGCAGTTAGTTCATATGAAGTACTGCCCTGTCTGGATCAGTATCGGTTTCTATTTCAACTTAACTGTattgctttcatagaatcatagaatcaccaggttggaagagacccaatcTTGTAGTGTTAGTCCATTGATTTGAGTTGATCTGTTTAAATATGCTTTGATCATTTTTGGCAATTTAAAAACTTTACAGGTGTATTTTGGGATATTTTAATTGTACCTCTTAGatttatgtggtttttttaaagtgactGTATGTAAGCATGCAAATTTTGAATGAAGTGTAGTGAGGTTTTTACTCTCCTCTTTTGGTTTTGACTGGATGAATTATTAGGAACTTTTGTTACAGAGGGAAGATAAAAGAAAGGATGATTCTAAAGATGAAGAGGAAACTGAAGATGACAATAATCAAGAAGAATATGATCCGATGGAGGCAGAAGATgctgaagatgaagatgaaggtATCTTGAATTATGAATTTTGTgtctttcagattttatttttttttattgctactgaatgttttgtttcatgctGGAGAACGCTCTGGAACCAGACAGTTTAAAATAACATTACTagactgattttctttcagtaattCTGACCAGACTACTTAAAATGTAAGTGCCTTTATGCTAGGCGTTGTATGAACACAGTTAACATAAACTAGCTGTGGTGCTCAAAGTGAGGCATGTGTATagaagtggttttatttttttcagaatgcagACCACTCGCAACTCCCATTGAAGTCAGTAGGAGATGTGAGTATTCAGCACCTCTGAAAAACCAAGCCACTTTCACGTGCCTAACTTCCTATTCCTCACTTCTAAAATGTCACCTTGTTTTTATTAGGCCAGGGTGTAGCGTGGGGTGCGCTTTACATGACGTTATGAGGAGCTGGTTTCTGTTTGGGTGGAGTTCTGTTTGCCTGAAGAAAtggggagaggggctgcagagctTCACTGTctccagggagcagcagggactCTTTCCCTGCTCAGAGGCTCAGAAAGGCGTCAGACATGGCatatgttttttggtttgtacTTCTTTGGGAGTTCTGCCCTTTTGTGAAGAGTTTTTGCTAGAGGTGTGGGTTTGAACTGCTTAGGTATTGCAGTCCCAGCGTTTTCAGCTGCGTTTTTGGCAGAGTACTGCACcagcctgaaaaaaatcagtgctaaTCTGTGGTTTCCAAAATAACTCTTCTTTGCTTATCATCTGGCTGTGAGGGTGCCCTGGACTTGTCTGTTCTGTCCCATCATCTGTCCTTGTGCCCTTCCCAGCCAGAGTTGCTGAGACCAATCCAATGTGCCATGGAGGTGCAGGAGAAAGCAATTGGTTCTCAGAAACGTGTTGGCAAAAATAGCCAAGTGTTGTGATAcgtagtttttttccaaagttttcCTCACAAGAAAGGTGAGCTTAAAGCTGAATTTGATTCTCTGACCAGAGATTTGAATATAAGGTACAGAACTGCATGCCATAATCCATCTCTGCAGTCATCGtactcctctttctctctcgaTTTTAGATATCCTGCCTAGCTTTAAACAAAAACCTGCTGGGTTTGATTCACATCTTTATTAGGTGTGATTTGTAACTTCTTGGATCTAAATCATAATGTCAGCAGTACCTCACTCAGGCATGGGTATAAACACATGCCTTTAATTATGTAGATTTTTATGACATATTTGAGAGTGAGTAGTACTGGCTTTGTCCTAATAAGAGTAACTGTAGCTGAATGCAGACTCTGCCAAGCCTCGTTAGGGGAACTGTGGCAATTTTCTGCCTGCCATGTAGATGGCGATGCTAGCAGGACTCATTTTGCCCTTGGTAGTATTTGTTTCAGCTCTTCTGTCCTGTGTGTGTTACAGAAAcacgggggaaaaaaatcacaaatggTTTATGTTAAAATAAGACCTGAGAAAAATCAAGATTTAACAGGTCTCACGTCAACaccatttggggtttttttctgtttttcagggaAATATGTTGATTTCAGATATTTGGGGATTTATGTGAACTTTTTCAATGAGCAGATGTGTTTGAGATAGTGGTTGTATAATGGTTTGTTGTGGGTatgttgaattttctttccGTTTTACAGACCGTGATGAAGAGGAAATGAACAAACGGGAGGACAGAAGAGAGGGAAATAGGCATTGTAAGGAGAGGCCGACTAAAGACAAAGTAATTAACATCTTTCTTAACAACTACGTATAACCTTGTTAGAGGTGTCCCAGTTAGAGCTTAGCTTCGTTATAAGAACTGTTTGCACTCTTTGATTCCTTCAGCACTTCTAGACTGAAAGATTAA includes these proteins:
- the CCAR1 gene encoding cell division cycle and apoptosis regulator protein 1 isoform X1; this encodes MAQFGGQKNPPWATQFTATAVSQPAALGVQQPSLLGASPTIYTQQTALAAAGLTTQTPTNYQLTQTAALQQQAAAAAAALQQQYSQPQQTLYSVQQQLQQPQQTLLTQPAVALPTSLSLSTPQPAAQITVSYPAPRSSQQQTQPQKQRVFTGVVTKLHDTFGFVDEDVFFQLSAVKGKTPQVGDRVLVEATYNPNMPFKWNAQRIQTLPNQNQTQAQPLLKTPPAVLQPIAQQTAFGVQAQPQPQSLLQAQISAASITPLLQTQPQPLLQQPQQKGGLLQPPVRLVSQPQPARRLDPPSRFSGRNDRGGDPMPNRKDDRSRERDRERRRSRERSPQRKRSRERSPRRERERSPRRPRRVVPRYTVQFSKFSLDCRSCDMMELRRRYQNLYIPSDFFDAQFTWVDAFPMSRPFQLGNHCNFYVMHREVDPIDKNTAVLDPPDADHLYSAKVMLMASPSMEDLYHKSCALAEDPQELRDGFQHPARLVKFLVGMKGKDEAMAIGGHWSPSLDGPDPEKDPSVLIKTAIRCCKALTGIDLSVCTQWYRFAEIRYHRPEETHKGRTVPAHVETVVLFFPDVWHCLPTRSEWETLSRGYKQQLVEKLQGERKEADGEQDEEEKDDGEAKEISTPTHWSKLDPKTMKVNDLRKELESRTLSSKGLKSQLIARLTKQLKVEEQKEEQKELEKSEKEEEEEEDRKSEDDKEEEERKRQEELERQRRERRYILPDEPAIIVHPNWAAKSGKFDCSIMSLSVLLDYRLEDNKEHSFEVSLFAELFNEMLQRDFGVRIYKALISLPEREDKKDKKSKKDERKEKKEEKDDETDEPKPKRRKSGDDKDKKEDRDEKKREDKRKDDSKDEEETEDDNNQEEYDPMEAEDAEDEDEECRPLATPIEVSRRYRDEEEMNKREDRREGNRHCKERPTKDKEKDKTQMVTVNRDLLMAFVYFDQSHCGYLLEKDMEEILYTLGLHLSRAQVKKLLNKVVLRESCFYRRLTDTSKDEENQEESEELQEDMLGNRLLLPSPTVKQESKAIEENVGLIVYNGAMVDVGSLLQKLEKSERVRAEIEQKLQLLEEKTDDDEKTILQLENSNKSLSAELKEVKKDLGQLQENLKISDDKNLQFESQLNKTIKNLATVMDDIQSVLKQDIMKNEDKDQKSKENGANV
- the CCAR1 gene encoding cell division cycle and apoptosis regulator protein 1 isoform X3, which translates into the protein MAQFGGQKNPPWATQFTATAVSQPAALGVQQPSLLGASPTIYTQQTALAAAGLTTQTPTNYQLTQTAALQQQAAAAAAALQQQYSQPQQTLYSVQQQLQQPQQTLLTQPAVALPTSLSLSTPQPAAQITVSYPAPRSSQQQTQPQKQRVFTGVVTKLHDTFGFVDEDVFFQLSAVKGKTPQVGDRVLVEATYNPNMPFKWNAQRIQTLPNQNQTQAQPLLKTPPAVLQPIAQQTAFGVQAQPQPQSLLQAQISAASITPLLQTQPQPLLQQPQQKGGLLQPPVRLVSQPQPARRLDPPSRFSGRNDRGGDPMPNRKDDRSRERDRERRRSRERSPQRKRSRERSPRRERERSPRRPRRVVPRYTVQFSKFSLDCRSCDMMELRRRYQNLYIPSDFFDAQFTWVDAFPMSRPFQLGNHCNFYVMHREVDPIDKNTAVLDPPDADHLYSAKVMLMASPSMEDLYHKSCALAEDPQELRDGFQHPARLVKFLVGMKGKDEAMAIGGHWSPSLDGPDPEKDPSVLIKTAIRCCKALTGIDLSVCTQWYRFAEIRYHRPEETHKGRTVPAHVETVVLFFPDVWHCLPTRSEWETLSRGYKQQLVEKLQGERKEADGEQDEEEKDDGEAKEISTPTHWSKLDPKTMKVNDLRKELESRTLSSKGLKSQLIARLTKQLKVEEQKEEQKELEKSEKEEEEEEDRKSEDDKEEEERKRQEELERQRRERRYILPDEPAIIVHPNWAAKSGKFDCSIMSLSVLLDYRLEDNKEHSFEVSLFAELFNEMLQRDFGVRIYKALISLPEREDKKDKKSKKDERKEKKEEKDDETDEPKPKRRKSGDDKDKKEDRDEKKREDKRKDDSKDEEETEDDNNQEEYDPMEAEDAEDEDEDRDEEEMNKREDRREGNRHCKERPTKDKEKDKTQMVTVNRDLLMAFVYFDQSHCGYLLEKDMEEILYTLGLHLSRAQVKKLLNKVVLRESCFYRRLTDTSKDEENQEESEELQEDMLGNRLLLPSPTVKQESKAIEENVGLIVYNGAMVDVGSLLQKLEKSERVRAEIEQKLQLLEEKTDDDEKTILQLENSNKSLSAELKEVKKDLGQLQENLKISDDKNLQFESQLNKTIKNLATVMDDIQSVLKQDIMKNEDKDQKSKENGANV